From the genome of Antennarius striatus isolate MH-2024 chromosome 19, ASM4005453v1, whole genome shotgun sequence, one region includes:
- the arf6a gene encoding ADP-ribosylation factor 6a produces MGKVFAKIFGNKEMRILMLGLDAAGKTTILYKLKLGQSVTTIPTVGFNVETVTYKNVKFNVWDVGGQDKIRPLWRHYYTGTQGLIFVVDCADRDRIDEARQELHRIINDREMKDTIILIFANKQDLQDAMKPHEIQEKLGLTRIRDRNWYVQPSCATTGDGLYEGLAWLTSNYKS; encoded by the coding sequence ATGGGAAAAGTGTTCGCAAAGATTTTTGGCAACAAGGAGATGAGAATATTGATGCTTGGACTTGATGCAGCTGGGAAAACCACCATTCTGTACAAGTTAAAGCTGGGACAGTCTGTCACCACCATCCCCACTGTTGGATTCAATGTGGAGACTGTCACCTATAAGAATGTGAAGTTCAATGTCTGGGACGTGGGCGGCCAGGACAAGATCAGGCCGCTCTGGAGACATTACTACACCGGCACCCAGGGCCTCATTTTCGTGGTGGACTGTGCCGACAGGGACAGGATCGATGAGGCAAGGCAAGAACTCCACCGAATCATCAATGACCGGGAGATGAAGGACACCATCATCCTGATTTTTGCCAACAAACAAGACCTCCAAGATGCCATGAAACCCCACGAGATCCAGGAGAAGCTGGGGCTGACCCGGATCAGAGATAGGAATTGGTACGTTCAGCCCTCGTGTGCGACAACAGGAGATGGACTATACGAGGGCCTGGCCTGGCTTACCTCAAATTACAAGTCTTAA
- the prpf39 gene encoding pre-mRNA-processing factor 39 has product MDETDLHLSGNTNTGMLDSESPAMESNGDAFLPDLPVLGQAADWSMDQVAPEPLTNILPEDSDVSQEATGAEQQKNQQNNSTELGSVEKAVEQFQLASAQLFQEEQPPPPPPPPPPPPPAEEPEPEQPPEYKADAWSSQQDNQEMSVMPQPAFQEDGTEATQITGDGMELEETSNQEMAEEPLVPPEPELPSEFERLLKGCEENPDDFNGWVYLLQYVEQENVLAAVRKTFDLFSLRYPYCYGYWKKYADIEKKHGHVQVSEEVYRRGLQAIPLSVDLWLHYLTFIKENSDLTDPETEGRIRAAYEHAVLAAGTDFRSDRLWESFINWETEQQKLANVTAIYDRILGIPTQLYSQHFQRFKDHVQNNNPKHFLAEEEFVMLRLELSKSSLAAMVGEDGATPAPPEDLPPGTEDLSDPAKRVTEIENMRHKVIEVRQEVFNHNEHEVSKRWTFEEGIKRPYFHVKALEKTQLNNWKEYLDFEIENGTPERVVVLFERCLIACALYEEFWIKYAKYLEGYSTDGVRHVFKKACTVHLPRKPAIHLLWAGFEEQQGNVEEARRILMSLEATIPGLAMVRLRRVSLERRRGNLDEAEALLKEALESARNSSESSFYAVKLARLQMKVQRSLSKARKVLLDAIEKDQTNPKLYLNLLELEYSGDVMQNETEILACFDRALKSPMPLDSRLLFCQRKVEFLEDFGTDINVLVATYEQNQNLQAESESTKRKAENGYDSSQEPDLKRQRTEDPSSAAAHAMTDAQASNSAYNYNWYQQYGGWGQNSWGQYNQYAQYNQYYPPPPT; this is encoded by the exons ATGGACGAAACTG ACCTCCATCTTTCAGGaaacacaaatactggaatGCTGGACTCTGAGTCCCCTGCCATGGAAAGCAATGGGGATGCCTTTCTGCCTGATCTTCCTGTTCTAGGCCAAGCTGCTGATTGGTCCATGGACCAAGTTGCTCCAGAGCCACTAACCAACATCTTGCCTGAGGACTCAGATGTGTCCCAAGAGGCTACAGGGgcagaacagcaaaaaaatcagcaaaataATTCCACGGAGCTGGGATCTGTGGAAAAGGCTGTTGAGCAGTTTCAGCTAGCCAGTGCTCAGCTCTTCCAAGAGGAGCAGccgccacctccacctccaccaccaccaccacctccacccgcAGAGGAGCCAGAGCCAGAGCAGCCACCAGAATACAAAGCAGATGCTTGGAGCTCTCAGCAAGACAACCAAGAAATGAGTGTTATGCCACAGCCTGCATTTCAAGAAG ATGGGACTGAGGCGACACAGATAACAGGGGATGGCATGGAGCTGGAAGAAACGTCCAACCAAGAGATGGCAGAAGAACCACTCGTTcctccagaaccagaactgCCCAGCGAGTTTGAAAGACTTCTTAAAGGTTGTGAAGAGAACCCAGATGACTTCAATGGTTGGGTCTACCTGCTGCAGTATGTGGAGCAAGAG AATGTCCTTGCAGCTGTTAGGAAGACGTTCGATCTATTTTCTCTACGTTATCCTTACTGCTATGGCTACTGGAAGAAGTATGCTGATATTGAGAAGAAGCATGGCCATGTACAGGTTTCAGAAGAG gTGTACAGAAGAGGCTTGCAGGCCATCCCACTCAGTGTGGACCTGTGGTTGCACTACTTGACCTTCATCAAAGAGAACTCTGACCTAACGGACCCAGAGACTGAGGGACGCATCCGGGC AGCATATGAACATGCAGTGCTCGCAGCAGGTACAGACTTTCGCTCAGACCGTCTGTGGGAGTCCTTCATCAACTGGGAGACAGAGCAGCAGAAGTTGGCTAATGTCACTGCCATCTATGACCGCATCCTGGGCATCCCTACACAGTTGTATTCCCAACACTTCCAGAG GTTCAAAGATCATGTGCAGAACAACAACCCCAAACATTTTTTGGCAGAGGAGGAGTTTGTAATGCTGAGGCTTGAGCTCTCCAAATCCAGCCTAGCTGCCATGGTTGGTGAAGATGGAGCGACACCTGCACCTCCAGAGGATCTGCCACCTGGTACAGAGGACCTGTCGGACCCTGCTAAG AGAGTGACAGAGATCGAGAATATGCGCCACAAAGTGATAGAAGTTCGGCAGGAGGTGTTCAACCACAATGAACATGAAGTCAGCAAGCGTTGGACCTTTGAGGAGGGG ATCAAGAGACCATACTTTCACGTGAAAGCCTTGGAGAAGACCCAGCTGAACAACTGGAAAGAATACCTGGACTTTGAAATTGAGAATGGGACTCCGGAGCGTGTGGTTGTGCTTTTTGAAAGATGCCTCATCGCTTGTGCACTCTACGAAGAGTTCTGGATCAAG TATGCAAAATATCTAGAGGGCTACAGCACTGATGGTGTGAGACATGTCTTCAAGAAAGCGTGCACCGTCCATCTGCCTAGGAAACCAGCCATCCACCTGCTGTGGGCAGGTTTTGAGGAGCAGCAAG GTAATGTTGAAGAGGCTCGCCGCATCCTGATGTCGTTGGAGGCAACAATCCCAGGTCTGGCCATGGTGCGTCTTCGGCGGGTCAGTCTTGAGCGTCGTCGTGGTAACTTGGACGAAGCTGAGGCCCTCTTAAAGGAGGCTTTGGAGTCTGCAAGGAATTCTAGTGAGTCGTCATTCTATGCTGTGAAGCTGGCCAGGCTACAAATGAAGGTGCAGAGGAGTCTAAGCAAAGCCAGGAAGGTGCTGCTGGATGCTATTGAAAAAGACCAG ACGAACCCCAAGCTCTATCTAAATCTCCTTGAGCTGGAGTACAGTGGAGACGTGATGCAGAATGAGACTGAGATCTTGGCTTGTTTCGACCGAGCCCTGAAGAGCCCGATGCCACTTGACTCCCGCCTCCTCTTCTGCCAACGCAAAGTCGAGTTTTTGGAGGACTTTGGCACTGACATCAATGT GCTTGTGGCTACTTATGAGCAAAATCAAAACCTGCAGGCAGAAAGTGAATCCACAAAGAGGAAAGCTGAGAATGGCTATGACAG CTCTCAGGAGCCTGATCTCAAGAGACAGCGTACAGAAGACCCTTCCTCTGCCGCAGCACATGCAATGACCGATGCGCAGGCCAGCAACTCTGCATACAACTACAACTGGTACCAG CAATATGGTGGTTGGGGACAGAATTCCTGGGGCCAATACAACCAATATGCCCAGTATAACCAGTACTACCCTCCCCCTCCaacatga
- the faua gene encoding FAU ubiquitin like and ribosomal protein S30 fusion a, producing the protein MQLFLRAQNTHTLEVTGQETVGQIKAQVQTLEGLLVEDQVLLLAGCPLEDDACLAACGVSEQCTLDVAGRLLGGKVHGSLARAGKVRGQTPKVDKQEKKKKKTGRAKRRIQYNRRFVNVVPTFGKKKGPNANS; encoded by the exons ATGCAGCTCTTCTTACGTGCTCAGAACACCCACACCCTTGAGGTGACTGGACAGGAGACTGTTGGGCAGATCAAG GCCCAGGTTCAGACTCTAGAGGGTCTCCTGGTTGAGGATCAGGTGCTGTTGCTTGCTGGATGCCCACTGGAGGATGATGCCTGCCTGGCAGCCTGTGGCGTCTCAGAGCAGTGCACCCTGGATGTAGCCGGCAGGCTTCTGGGAG GTAAGGTTCACGGCTCTCTGGCCCGTGCTGGAAAAGTCAGGGGTCAGACACCCAAG GTTGACaaacaggagaagaaaaagaagaagactggcCGTGCTAAGCGTCGCATCCAGTACAACAGGCGCTTTGTGAATGTTGTACCGACGTTTGGAAAGAAGAAGGGACCCAATGCCAACTCCTAA
- the fkbp3 gene encoding peptidyl-prolyl cis-trans isomerase FKBP3 — protein sequence MAAEPTREWSDEQLKSDDLAKKDIIKFIQDNAAHSFLNEHKLLGNIKNVAKTAKKEQLIVAYNQLFESKRFKGTDPVEDVTEQVKAVKVEEKPKVKAEVVDEGPPRYTKSVLKKGDKTNFPKKGDSVSCWYTGSLEDGTVFDTNIPTATRKKKQAKPLTFKVGMGRVIRGWDEALLTMSKGETARLEIEPEWAYGKKGLPDSKIPPNAKLIFEVALVSVD from the exons ATGGCGGCTGAACCAACACGGGAGTGGAGCGATGAGCAGCTCAAAAGTGATGACTTGGCCAAAAAAGACATTATAAAGTTCATTCAAGACAATGCAGCACATTCG TTCCTCAATGAGCACAAGCTACTAGGAAACATCAAAAATGTGGCCAAAACAGCAAAGAAGGAGCAACTGATTGTTGCCTACAATCAGCTGTTTGAAAGTAAA AGGTTTAAAGGCACAGACCCGGTGGAGGATGTCACCGAGCAGGTGAAGGCTGTCAAAGTGGAAGAGAAACCCAAAGTCAAGGCAGAGGTTGTGGATGAG GGTCCTCCCAGATACACAAAGTCGGTGCTGAAGAAAGGTGACAAGACAAACTTTCCAAAGAAAGGCGACAGCGTGAGCTGCTGGTACACTGGATCGCTGGAGGATGGGACTGTCTTTGACACCAATATTCCTACAG CTACAAGGAAAAAGAAGCAAGCAAAACCTCTCACCTTTAAAGTTGGAATGGGCAGAGTCATCAGAGGA TGGGATGAGGCCCTCCTCACGATGAGCAAGGGTGAAACCGCTCGACTTGAGATTGAACCAGAGTGGGCATACGGAAAGAAGGGTCTCCCGGACTCCAA AATTCCACCCAATGCAAAGCTAATTTTTGAGGTTGCGCTGGTGTCTGTGGATTAG